Proteins encoded together in one Calditrichota bacterium window:
- a CDS encoding tetratricopeptide repeat protein — MRRAVVRLALLSLTIGLFALVGCKSGPTEQEIFDKATAAQEQSDFPSAIKAYEELVQKYPKSGFAPKCQFMIGYLYANHLKDEDKARAAYQVFIKNYPEDNLVKDAQWELDHLGQDVNQIDELNKLIGTPDSTEKTQG; from the coding sequence ATGCGTCGAGCAGTTGTCCGTCTTGCCCTGTTGTCGTTGACTATCGGGTTGTTTGCGCTTGTCGGTTGCAAGTCTGGACCTACCGAACAAGAGATCTTCGACAAAGCCACAGCCGCGCAAGAGCAAAGTGATTTCCCGTCGGCAATCAAGGCGTACGAAGAACTCGTTCAAAAGTACCCGAAATCCGGCTTCGCCCCCAAGTGCCAGTTCATGATCGGCTATCTCTATGCCAACCACCTCAAGGATGAGGACAAGGCTCGAGCTGCCTACCAAGTCTTTATCAAGAACTACCCGGAAGACAATCTTGTCAAAGATGCACAGTGGGAGCTTGATCATTTGGGACAGGATGTGAATCAAATTGACGAACTGAATAAGCTCATTGGTACACCCGATTCCACCGAGAAGACTCAGGGTTAA
- a CDS encoding DUF58 domain-containing protein yields MDTREIVRKVRQIEIKTRGLVNEIMSGEYHAVFKGRGMNFSEVREYQIGDDVRTIDWNVSARTGRPHVKLFEEERELVVMLMVDVSSSSMFGSGRALKMEIAAELAAVLAFSAIKNNDKVGLLLFTDRVEKFVAPRKGRPHILRILRELITFEPKRSGTSLNVALEYMLNVVKKRAIVFLISDFIDEEYVRPLRVCARKHDLLALHLVDPREFVWPDAGLVKLHDAESGKSMWIDSSSKDGKRALFGEYRRWQDGVKQLMQRSGADYVPVTVTEDYVRSLVTMFKRREARR; encoded by the coding sequence ATTGACACACGAGAAATCGTCCGCAAAGTCCGGCAAATTGAGATCAAGACTCGCGGACTCGTGAATGAAATCATGTCCGGTGAGTACCACGCGGTATTCAAAGGCCGCGGCATGAATTTCTCCGAAGTACGCGAGTATCAGATCGGCGACGACGTGCGCACGATCGACTGGAACGTTTCTGCCCGCACCGGACGTCCGCACGTCAAACTGTTTGAAGAAGAGCGCGAACTCGTCGTCATGCTGATGGTCGACGTTTCCAGTTCGTCGATGTTCGGTTCGGGACGCGCTCTCAAAATGGAAATCGCTGCCGAGCTTGCCGCGGTTCTGGCCTTCTCGGCCATTAAGAACAACGACAAGGTCGGCTTGCTGCTGTTTACCGACAGGGTCGAAAAATTTGTAGCGCCCCGCAAGGGACGCCCGCACATTCTGCGTATTTTGCGCGAGCTGATCACCTTCGAGCCCAAACGCAGCGGCACAAGTCTGAACGTTGCGCTCGAATACATGCTTAACGTCGTCAAAAAGCGCGCGATCGTCTTTCTGATTTCAGACTTTATTGACGAAGAATATGTTCGACCGTTGAGAGTCTGCGCGCGCAAACACGACTTGCTTGCTTTGCATCTGGTCGATCCGCGCGAATTTGTTTGGCCCGATGCCGGTCTTGTTAAACTGCATGATGCCGAATCAGGCAAGTCGATGTGGATCGACAGCTCAAGCAAAGACGGCAAACGCGCGCTCTTTGGCGAGTACAGACGTTGGCAGGATGGTGTCAAGCAATTGATGCAGCGATCCGGTGCGGACTACGTGCCTGTTACCGTGACGGAAGATTATGTCCGCAGTTTGGTCACGATGTTTAAGCGGCGCGAAGCCAGACGATGA
- a CDS encoding AAA family ATPase: MDADIRELTLRIEREAELADRILAEAGKIVVGQKYMLERLLIGLFSNGHVLLEGVPGLAKTLTIKTLASTVSAQFQRIQFTPDLLPADLVGTLVYNQKDGAFTTKKGPIFTNFVLADEINRAPAKVQSALLESMQEQQVTIGDHTYPLPQPFLVLATQNPIEQEGTYPLPEAQVDRFMLKVKVDYPRREEEARIMRTFSRTEQPTTRAVATTEELLRIRSLVESIYVDPKIEDYVLDLVFSSRQPEQHKLPELKPLIQYGASPRASIFLLKAARAHAFLRHRGYVVPEDIRAIGLDVLRHRIGVTYEAEAEEVTTEAIVEKIFGAVEVP; encoded by the coding sequence ATGGATGCGGACATCCGGGAACTTACTCTTCGTATTGAGCGGGAAGCCGAACTGGCCGACCGAATTCTGGCCGAAGCGGGGAAAATCGTCGTTGGCCAGAAGTACATGCTCGAACGGCTCTTAATCGGGCTCTTTTCTAATGGACACGTGCTTCTTGAAGGCGTACCCGGGCTGGCCAAAACCCTCACAATCAAGACTTTGGCGTCCACCGTTTCTGCCCAGTTTCAGCGTATTCAGTTCACGCCTGATTTGCTTCCTGCGGACTTAGTCGGTACCTTGGTTTACAATCAAAAAGACGGAGCCTTTACAACTAAGAAAGGTCCGATCTTTACCAACTTTGTCCTCGCTGACGAAATCAACCGTGCGCCTGCGAAGGTTCAGTCGGCCCTGCTCGAATCCATGCAAGAGCAGCAAGTCACTATCGGCGACCACACCTATCCGCTCCCGCAACCGTTCTTGGTTTTGGCCACTCAAAACCCCATAGAGCAGGAGGGAACCTACCCGCTTCCGGAAGCACAGGTTGACCGGTTCATGCTCAAAGTCAAGGTGGACTATCCCCGCCGCGAAGAAGAAGCGCGCATTATGCGCACGTTCTCTCGGACTGAGCAGCCGACCACCCGTGCGGTTGCTACGACAGAGGAACTCTTGCGCATTCGCTCGCTGGTCGAGTCGATTTATGTCGATCCCAAGATCGAAGACTATGTGCTTGATCTCGTCTTTTCCAGCCGCCAGCCCGAACAACACAAACTTCCCGAATTGAAGCCGTTGATTCAGTATGGAGCTTCGCCGCGCGCGTCCATCTTCCTCTTGAAGGCCGCACGTGCCCACGCCTTTTTGCGTCATCGCGGCTATGTCGTTCCCGAAGACATCCGAGCCATCGGGTTGGATGTTCTGCGCCATCGTATCGGAGTCACTTATGAAGCGGAAGCTGAAGAAGTGACAACTGAAGCGATTGTCGAAAAGATCTTCGGAGCGGTCGAGGTCCCCTAA
- the glgB gene encoding 1,4-alpha-glucan branching protein GlgB — protein MSTRLTPQDRYLFNEGSHFRLYQKLGAHIETRDGQPGVVFSVWAPDAREVSVIGDFNSWNPNSHPLVQIESSGIWESFVADVKAGDNYKYHIRSRVSRYEVDKADPFAFRTEMPPKTASVVHDTSYEWHDHEWLAGRSKRNADDAPISIYEMHLGSWDKVRDDHNRSLHYRELAPRLVRYLKENGFTHVEFLPVMEHPYYGSWGYQTSSYFAPSARYGAPQDLMYLIDQLHQHGFGVIFDWVPSHFATDEFSLGFFDGTYVFEHADRRQGFHPDWGSFIFNYGRDEVRSFLISSAFFWMDVYHADGLRVDGVASMLYLDYSRQDGEWIPNQYGGKENIEAIEFLKRLNHEVCTAFPGTIPVAEESTSWPMVSRPPYIGGLGFRMKWDMGWMHDTLEYMKLDPVFRKYHHHLLTFRMLYAWTENFVLPLSHDEVVHGKGSLLNKMSGDMWQKFANLRTLYGYMWGMPGKKLLFMGGEIGQWREWNHDDSVDWNLLSFPSHAGMQKWVRDLNKLYFEEPALHKNDFHSEGFEWIDCNDSDQSVFTFLRHGGEHDSDILVALNFTPVPRYNYCVGVSTEGDWEEILNSDAEAYWGSGVGNLGHVTTERKSSHGRPCSLHLTIPPLGAVFFKSPKPKVKSDG, from the coding sequence ATGTCAACGCGACTGACACCCCAAGACAGATACCTTTTTAATGAAGGCAGCCACTTTAGGTTGTACCAGAAACTGGGAGCTCACATAGAGACTCGTGATGGTCAACCGGGAGTGGTTTTTTCCGTATGGGCACCTGACGCCCGCGAGGTCTCGGTGATCGGCGACTTCAATAGCTGGAATCCGAATTCGCACCCTTTGGTTCAGATTGAATCGAGTGGCATATGGGAAAGTTTTGTCGCGGACGTGAAGGCCGGAGACAACTACAAGTATCATATTCGTTCCCGCGTCTCCCGATACGAAGTCGATAAAGCAGATCCTTTCGCGTTTCGTACGGAGATGCCGCCGAAGACAGCTTCAGTGGTGCATGACACATCCTACGAATGGCATGATCATGAATGGCTGGCCGGGCGCTCGAAAAGAAACGCGGACGACGCACCGATCAGCATTTACGAAATGCATTTGGGAAGTTGGGATAAGGTGCGTGACGATCACAATCGCTCGCTGCACTATCGCGAACTGGCTCCGAGGCTTGTCCGTTATCTGAAAGAGAATGGCTTCACGCACGTGGAGTTTTTGCCAGTGATGGAACATCCCTACTACGGATCGTGGGGCTATCAAACAAGTTCGTATTTCGCACCGAGCGCGCGCTACGGCGCACCGCAAGACCTGATGTACCTAATCGACCAACTTCATCAGCACGGATTCGGCGTGATTTTCGATTGGGTGCCTTCACATTTTGCGACGGATGAGTTTTCACTGGGATTTTTCGACGGGACTTACGTTTTCGAACATGCCGACCGCCGTCAGGGATTTCATCCGGACTGGGGCAGTTTCATCTTTAATTACGGCAGAGACGAGGTTCGCAGCTTCTTGATCAGCTCGGCCTTTTTCTGGATGGACGTTTATCATGCGGACGGTTTGCGAGTGGACGGCGTCGCCTCGATGCTGTATTTGGACTACTCCCGTCAGGACGGCGAATGGATTCCGAACCAGTACGGCGGAAAAGAAAACATCGAAGCCATTGAGTTCTTAAAGCGACTCAATCATGAAGTGTGCACAGCCTTTCCGGGAACGATTCCCGTAGCCGAGGAGAGCACGTCGTGGCCCATGGTGTCGCGCCCCCCTTATATCGGGGGACTTGGTTTCAGGATGAAATGGGACATGGGCTGGATGCACGATACGCTTGAATATATGAAGCTTGATCCGGTGTTTCGCAAGTACCATCACCATTTATTGACGTTCCGCATGCTCTATGCGTGGACGGAGAATTTCGTACTGCCGCTCTCACACGACGAAGTCGTGCACGGCAAGGGCTCGCTCTTGAACAAGATGAGCGGGGACATGTGGCAGAAGTTCGCGAACTTGCGCACGCTGTACGGGTATATGTGGGGCATGCCGGGGAAGAAACTTCTGTTTATGGGAGGAGAAATCGGGCAATGGCGGGAGTGGAACCACGACGACTCCGTGGATTGGAATTTGCTGAGTTTTCCGTCACATGCCGGAATGCAGAAGTGGGTTCGCGACTTGAACAAACTCTATTTCGAAGAACCCGCGCTGCACAAAAATGATTTTCATTCCGAGGGTTTCGAGTGGATCGATTGCAACGACAGCGACCAATCGGTTTTTACGTTCTTGCGGCATGGCGGCGAACACGACAGCGACATTTTAGTGGCACTGAATTTCACGCCCGTGCCGCGTTACAACTACTGCGTTGGGGTCTCGACCGAAGGCGACTGGGAAGAAATCTTGAATAGTGACGCCGAAGCCTACTGGGGATCCGGAGTGGGAAACTTGGGCCACGTCACGACGGAACGGAAGTCTTCACACGGACGGCCCTGCTCTTTGCACTTAACGATTCCGCCGTTGGGAGCCGTATTTTTTAAGAGCCCCAAACCGAAGGTAAAGAGTGACGGGTAA
- a CDS encoding VWA domain-containing protein: MSFAHPEFFWLFLLIPGMAYVYFFRENNRLSDFRFPTIEHVKTLSKSARVRLRHIPFVFRVVGLSLLIVALARPQSFDSESKRSIEGIDIVLCIDISTSMAAEDLKPNRLEAAKKVAADFVEKREHDRIAVVPFAAESFTQVPLTTDHAVVLSLLSKIQMKMVEDGTAIGMALATAANRLRESDAKSKVVILLTDGQNNRGEIDPVTAAQAAQALGVRIYAIGVGTRGLAPYPVESVFGKRYQNVQVNIDEDMLKEIANLTGGRYYRATDDASLAHIYDEIDRLERTKIQVEEYKETAELFAPWLASALICLALEALLGLTWFRKLP, from the coding sequence ATGAGTTTTGCTCACCCTGAGTTCTTCTGGCTTTTCCTTTTGATTCCCGGGATGGCGTATGTCTACTTCTTCCGGGAAAACAACAGGCTTTCGGATTTCAGGTTTCCTACGATTGAACATGTCAAAACTCTTTCGAAGAGTGCGCGTGTCCGTTTGCGGCATATTCCCTTCGTCTTTCGCGTGGTCGGTCTTTCGCTATTGATCGTCGCATTGGCCCGCCCGCAGAGTTTTGACAGCGAAAGCAAACGCTCTATCGAAGGCATCGATATTGTTTTGTGTATCGACATTTCCACTTCGATGGCCGCAGAAGACCTGAAACCGAACCGGCTTGAAGCGGCCAAGAAAGTCGCGGCTGATTTTGTCGAAAAGCGCGAACACGACCGTATTGCTGTGGTTCCGTTTGCTGCGGAGAGCTTCACTCAAGTTCCGCTCACGACCGACCATGCCGTTGTGTTGAGTCTCTTGAGCAAGATTCAGATGAAAATGGTCGAGGACGGCACTGCAATAGGTATGGCATTGGCCACGGCGGCAAACCGCTTGCGCGAGTCGGACGCAAAATCAAAAGTGGTAATCTTGCTGACTGACGGACAAAACAACCGGGGTGAAATTGACCCCGTCACCGCCGCACAGGCGGCGCAAGCATTGGGTGTACGAATTTATGCCATCGGTGTGGGAACGCGCGGTTTGGCCCCCTATCCCGTTGAGTCCGTATTTGGCAAACGCTATCAAAACGTGCAAGTCAATATTGACGAAGATATGCTCAAAGAGATTGCAAATCTGACTGGTGGACGGTACTACCGGGCCACGGACGATGCCAGTCTCGCGCACATATACGACGAAATTGACCGCCTCGAACGTACCAAAATTCAGGTCGAAGAATACAAAGAAACCGCCGAACTCTTCGCACCGTGGCTCGCTTCCGCGCTTATCTGTCTCGCGCTTGAAGCATTGTTGGGTTTAACTTGGTTCAGGAAACTCCCGTGA
- a CDS encoding MFS transporter → MSEHKGSLFGQLRQFGRAFWMLNIMEMIERLAYYGVRVVIPIYIAQADEINGLHFTQIQKGQIFFVWALVQSLVPMFSGGFADRYGYKRTIAWSIALKAAGYLLMATQRDYFMFMFGCSVLAFGTAVFKPGIQGTLVQSIKKETSSVGWGTFYMVVNIGGFLGPPLAHFLYGISWPAVFFGCAVIVSMNFLMLLTYKEVPAGGDQTGNPWTIFKTTCINMARPWWLIPAAAVAIVLVYVLPLPENIRLGVVAVSLGALVIRTTRVGAFIWLMSGFWLMFMQLFDMLPNFIVDWVDSSMIVEAFHLPSWMTVETTRGTMITQEWMINANAGLIVICVVFVSYLVHKMRRLTSILMGMTIAAGGLVAAGFTMSGYLCLLGILCFSIGEMLASPKMNEYLGVIAPEGQKALYMGYANIPLAIGWSYGSLRGGEVYDKLGDKANLALRYLAEKFDITGGMSREAIQAKIQTLGVDSTSVSNALTDAYVQGEGIARTHATEFLGVVMQSNAAKVTETLWHTYHPYKLWYQFAAIGIASAIGVGIYSYFAHKWQEKDV, encoded by the coding sequence GTGAGCGAACACAAAGGAAGTCTATTCGGTCAGCTCAGGCAATTCGGCCGGGCATTTTGGATGCTCAATATCATGGAGATGATCGAGCGTCTTGCGTACTATGGAGTGCGCGTCGTGATTCCGATTTACATTGCGCAGGCTGACGAAATCAACGGATTGCACTTCACACAGATACAGAAGGGGCAGATATTCTTCGTGTGGGCACTGGTGCAATCATTGGTGCCAATGTTTTCCGGCGGGTTTGCCGACAGATACGGCTACAAACGCACGATTGCGTGGAGTATCGCTCTGAAGGCCGCGGGTTATCTACTGATGGCGACGCAGCGTGACTACTTCATGTTCATGTTTGGCTGTTCGGTACTGGCGTTCGGAACTGCGGTGTTCAAACCGGGAATTCAGGGCACGCTGGTCCAATCGATCAAGAAAGAGACTTCGTCTGTAGGATGGGGCACTTTCTACATGGTCGTGAACATCGGTGGTTTTCTTGGGCCCCCGCTTGCTCACTTTCTGTATGGAATTTCGTGGCCGGCCGTGTTCTTTGGCTGCGCGGTGATTGTCAGTATGAACTTCCTGATGCTGCTCACCTATAAGGAAGTTCCGGCAGGTGGCGACCAAACCGGCAACCCGTGGACGATTTTCAAGACGACGTGCATCAACATGGCCCGCCCGTGGTGGTTGATTCCTGCGGCGGCCGTTGCGATAGTCTTGGTGTACGTTCTCCCTCTGCCTGAGAATATTCGTTTGGGCGTCGTCGCGGTATCGCTCGGTGCACTCGTGATTCGAACGACGCGAGTCGGCGCCTTCATCTGGCTGATGTCCGGTTTCTGGCTGATGTTTATGCAGCTCTTTGACATGCTTCCAAATTTCATCGTCGATTGGGTGGACAGCTCAATGATCGTCGAAGCGTTCCACTTGCCGTCGTGGATGACGGTCGAGACGACTCGCGGCACGATGATTACACAGGAATGGATGATCAACGCGAACGCCGGCTTGATTGTTATTTGCGTGGTATTCGTTTCTTACCTCGTTCACAAGATGCGTCGATTGACGTCGATTCTGATGGGCATGACTATCGCGGCGGGCGGATTGGTCGCGGCGGGTTTTACGATGTCGGGATATCTTTGCTTGCTGGGAATTTTGTGCTTCAGTATCGGCGAAATGCTGGCAAGCCCGAAGATGAACGAGTATCTCGGCGTAATTGCTCCAGAAGGGCAAAAAGCTCTGTACATGGGCTACGCCAATATTCCCTTGGCGATCGGTTGGAGCTACGGCTCACTCCGTGGCGGTGAAGTTTACGACAAACTTGGTGACAAGGCAAACCTCGCACTGCGATATCTTGCGGAAAAGTTCGATATCACGGGGGGAATGTCGCGGGAAGCGATTCAAGCGAAGATTCAAACGTTGGGGGTGGATTCAACCAGCGTTTCAAACGCGCTGACCGACGCATACGTTCAAGGCGAAGGCATTGCGCGAACCCATGCGACTGAGTTTTTGGGCGTCGTGATGCAATCGAACGCCGCAAAAGTTACAGAAACGCTGTGGCACACGTACCATCCCTACAAACTCTGGTACCAGTTCGCGGCAATTGGAATAGCCTCGGCCATTGGTGTCGGTATTTATTCGTACTTCGCACACAAGTGGCAAGAGAAAGATGTTTAG
- a CDS encoding NADH-quinone oxidoreductase subunit N, with translation MNSNDFLGIIPELIVVLTALVAIVVDVRNKEKNASASQGVTIIGLAVTGIIALFSPSEPGMLMSGQVFNDGFSEWFRALFAFVGMVTAIYSPLYLRFRNIRLGEYYSLLSMCVFGMMVMATAANLLLFFVGLETMSIALYVLVGLRRNDASSIEGGMKYLVLGAFSSAFLLYGMALIYGGIGSLDYAAISQTLLDSEGIGPMTASGIALLLVGFAFKVSAVPFHFWSPDVYDGAPTSITAFMSTGAKAAAFIGLIRVFGQSLATTSHHWITALSIIAALTMTIGNFTALRQVSVKRMLAYSSVAHAGYLLVGIVAGTREAFAASGFYLIGYALMNLGAFGVLMLLNQRGKGDYSFDSLRGMGTVHPVLGLTMTVFMLSLIGIPPTAGFFGKLYVFSAAIKEGHILLAVIGFLNSAVAAYYYLKVISTMYMTKPEGDVTVPQPMPYKFALAVSSILIIVIGLFPDQLVNAMLNAVP, from the coding sequence ATGAACTCGAACGATTTCTTGGGCATCATTCCAGAACTGATCGTCGTCCTAACGGCGCTCGTTGCGATTGTCGTCGACGTTCGCAACAAAGAGAAGAATGCGTCCGCGTCGCAGGGGGTTACCATCATCGGTCTTGCCGTGACGGGAATCATCGCGCTCTTCTCGCCCTCCGAGCCCGGCATGTTGATGTCCGGTCAGGTTTTCAATGACGGTTTTTCCGAATGGTTCCGTGCGCTGTTTGCGTTTGTCGGAATGGTCACGGCAATTTATTCGCCGCTCTATCTCCGTTTCCGCAACATTCGCTTGGGCGAATACTATTCCCTGCTGTCGATGTGTGTCTTCGGCATGATGGTGATGGCCACCGCCGCGAATCTACTGTTGTTCTTCGTCGGCCTCGAAACGATGTCGATCGCGCTCTACGTGTTGGTCGGCCTGCGCCGCAACGATGCTTCGTCCATCGAAGGCGGCATGAAGTACCTCGTACTCGGCGCGTTTTCGTCGGCCTTTTTGCTCTATGGCATGGCCCTGATCTACGGCGGCATCGGATCCCTTGACTACGCCGCAATCTCACAGACATTGTTGGACAGCGAAGGCATCGGCCCCATGACCGCCAGCGGTATCGCGCTTCTCTTGGTCGGCTTTGCATTCAAAGTTTCCGCCGTGCCGTTCCATTTCTGGTCGCCTGATGTTTATGACGGCGCTCCGACTTCAATCACGGCCTTCATGTCCACGGGTGCAAAAGCCGCGGCCTTCATTGGACTGATTCGAGTTTTCGGACAATCACTCGCTACGACGTCGCATCATTGGATCACGGCGCTGTCGATTATCGCCGCGTTGACGATGACTATCGGCAACTTTACGGCCTTGCGTCAAGTGAGCGTTAAGCGCATGTTGGCCTATTCGTCCGTTGCGCATGCAGGCTACCTGTTGGTCGGTATCGTAGCCGGAACGCGCGAAGCGTTCGCCGCTTCGGGCTTCTATCTGATCGGCTACGCGCTGATGAACCTCGGCGCGTTCGGTGTGCTGATGCTTCTGAACCAGCGCGGCAAAGGTGACTATTCGTTCGACTCACTGCGCGGCATGGGCACGGTACATCCGGTGCTGGGGCTGACGATGACGGTCTTTATGTTGTCTTTGATCGGCATTCCGCCGACCGCCGGCTTCTTCGGAAAGTTGTATGTCTTTTCTGCCGCCATAAAAGAAGGTCACATTCTGCTTGCGGTGATCGGTTTCTTAAACAGCGCGGTCGCGGCCTACTACTATTTGAAAGTCATTTCGACGATGTATATGACCAAGCCCGAAGGCGACGTCACCGTGCCGCAACCGATGCCCTACAAATTCGCGCTGGCGGTTTCATCTATCTTGATTATCGTGATCGGCTTGTTTCCCGATCAATTGGTCAATGCGATGTTGAACGCGGTTCCATAA
- a CDS encoding cobalamin-binding protein, translated as MTGNPRIVSLIASATEIVCALGAEKWLVGISHECDYPEHVLNRPRCTSSRITSETDSGEIDALVRSMADSGESLYSVDATTIKRLAPTLILTQVQCEVCAVSPRDLEGIGLETLETAPQVLPLNTFGLEDLYTDILRVARAIRLEGHAFRLIDKLRGRLDTLKQRTKSFPKKKVACLEWLDPLMISGNWMPELVKMVGGKAVLTNDWGKSRTISFDDLCDADPDVIVCMPCGFDLERTLLDTRKFGEDLRWRELRAYRNGMTYAVDGNSYFNRPGPRLVDSAELMAQLLHPAVFDFPDYLNFYRTVEFDN; from the coding sequence GTGACGGGTAATCCGAGGATTGTTTCTCTGATTGCCAGTGCGACAGAAATCGTGTGTGCGCTGGGAGCTGAGAAATGGCTTGTGGGAATCAGTCACGAGTGTGACTATCCGGAGCATGTTCTGAACCGTCCGCGCTGCACGTCGTCGCGGATTACCTCTGAAACAGACAGCGGCGAAATTGACGCGCTCGTCCGGTCAATGGCGGATTCCGGCGAGTCGCTCTATTCGGTCGATGCGACCACTATCAAGCGGCTTGCGCCGACTTTGATATTGACTCAAGTGCAGTGCGAAGTTTGCGCGGTGAGTCCGCGCGACTTGGAAGGAATTGGGTTGGAGACTCTCGAGACGGCTCCACAAGTTCTGCCGTTGAATACGTTCGGACTGGAAGACCTTTACACGGATATTCTGCGAGTCGCCCGAGCTATCAGACTCGAAGGCCACGCTTTTCGGCTGATAGACAAACTTCGCGGAAGGCTCGATACACTAAAGCAGAGAACGAAATCTTTTCCGAAGAAGAAAGTCGCGTGCCTTGAGTGGCTTGATCCTCTCATGATCTCGGGCAATTGGATGCCCGAACTCGTAAAGATGGTAGGTGGAAAGGCCGTGCTGACTAATGACTGGGGAAAGTCACGGACGATCAGTTTTGACGATTTGTGTGACGCTGATCCGGACGTGATCGTTTGTATGCCGTGCGGATTTGATTTAGAGCGAACTCTGTTGGACACCCGCAAATTTGGTGAAGATTTGCGTTGGCGTGAACTGCGCGCTTATCGTAACGGAATGACATATGCCGTGGACGGAAACTCGTATTTTAACCGTCCCGGACCAAGACTTGTGGACTCGGCGGAACTGATGGCGCAACTCCTCCACCCTGCCGTGTTCGATTTCCCTGACTATTTGAATTTCTACAGGACTGTCGAATTCGACAACTAA
- a CDS encoding aminotransferase class I/II-fold pyridoxal phosphate-dependent enzyme, which translates to MSGSTKITPAKRTANVTYAVRDVVVLAQQVAATGREMLYLNIGDPNLFDFATPDHVVDATAKAMRDNRNGYAPSSGIPDAIKAIRHDAERNGITNIQDIFVTTGASEAIEVCMSALVNAGENVLTPTPGYPLYTAVLAKLEAQEVPYYLDESNGWQPDIEDIASKINSKTRAIVLINPNNPTGSVCDRATLLGILELARKHNLMIFADEIYDKLILDGGEHISIASLDPQQPVITFNGLSKAYVAPGFRIGWGVVSGDKARVGDYVEAINKLLRARLSANHPEQYAIAPALDGDQSHLTVIKEKLSRRRDISVEMLNAIPGVSCVAPTGAFYAFPKLTIEMADEKFVQELIKATGVVTVHGSGFGQRPETKHLRIVFLPPEETLKKAYGLIGEFIGQFATVDV; encoded by the coding sequence ATGAGCGGTTCAACAAAAATAACTCCGGCAAAACGCACAGCGAACGTGACATATGCAGTACGCGACGTGGTCGTGCTGGCACAGCAAGTCGCGGCGACGGGCAGGGAGATGCTGTATTTGAATATCGGCGATCCGAATCTGTTTGATTTCGCGACGCCGGACCACGTCGTAGATGCGACGGCGAAGGCGATGCGGGACAATCGCAACGGTTATGCGCCGTCTTCAGGAATTCCTGACGCTATCAAGGCGATCCGGCACGACGCGGAGCGCAACGGGATTACGAATATTCAGGATATTTTCGTAACGACCGGCGCGAGCGAAGCGATTGAAGTTTGCATGTCGGCGCTGGTCAATGCGGGAGAGAACGTCCTCACCCCCACTCCGGGATATCCGCTGTATACGGCAGTGCTGGCGAAACTGGAAGCGCAGGAAGTTCCGTATTATCTCGACGAGAGCAACGGCTGGCAGCCGGACATTGAAGACATCGCGAGCAAGATTAACAGCAAGACGCGCGCGATAGTCTTGATAAATCCGAACAATCCAACTGGGTCGGTGTGCGACCGGGCCACTCTGCTGGGAATTTTGGAACTTGCGCGCAAGCACAATTTGATGATTTTCGCCGATGAGATTTACGACAAACTGATTCTGGACGGCGGAGAACATATCTCAATAGCTTCGCTCGATCCGCAACAGCCGGTGATCACGTTTAACGGACTCTCGAAAGCGTATGTCGCGCCGGGATTTCGTATCGGCTGGGGTGTAGTCTCGGGAGATAAGGCGAGAGTGGGTGATTATGTAGAAGCCATCAACAAACTTCTGCGCGCGCGACTTTCGGCCAATCATCCTGAGCAATACGCGATTGCGCCCGCGTTAGACGGAGATCAATCACACTTGACGGTGATCAAAGAGAAGCTGTCGCGCCGCCGGGATATATCGGTGGAAATGCTGAATGCGATCCCGGGAGTTTCGTGTGTCGCGCCGACGGGAGCTTTTTATGCTTTTCCGAAATTGACTATCGAGATGGCCGACGAGAAATTTGTGCAGGAGTTGATCAAAGCAACCGGAGTGGTGACCGTGCATGGTTCTGGATTTGGGCAGCGGCCCGAAACGAAGCACTTGCGCATCGTGTTCCTGCCGCCGGAAGAAACTCTGAAGAAGGCCTACGGATTGATCGGCGAATTCATCGGACAATTCGCGACTGTCGACGTGTAG
- a CDS encoding histidine triad nucleotide-binding protein, with amino-acid sequence MEKTIFGRIIDGEIPADKLLENEDLIAIRDINPQAPTHVLIIPKRPLVGISDSTKADDPLLGKLLGAARDLAKDLGLKDGGYRVVINNGESAGQSVPHLHLHLLGGRDFRWPPG; translated from the coding sequence ATGGAAAAGACGATTTTCGGGAGAATTATCGATGGTGAAATACCCGCCGACAAACTCTTGGAAAACGAAGACTTAATTGCGATTCGGGACATCAACCCGCAAGCCCCAACCCACGTCCTGATCATCCCCAAAAGGCCTCTGGTGGGAATCTCTGATTCAACCAAAGCTGATGACCCTTTGTTGGGAAAACTCCTCGGTGCGGCCAGGGACCTCGCCAAGGACCTTGGCTTAAAAGACGGCGGGTATCGTGTCGTTATAAACAATGGGGAGTCTGCGGGGCAATCCGTGCCGCACCTTCATTTGCACCTCCTTGGGGGCCGGGATTTCCGCTGGCCGCCAGGCTGA